From Eretmochelys imbricata isolate rEreImb1 chromosome 17, rEreImb1.hap1, whole genome shotgun sequence, a single genomic window includes:
- the LOC144276469 gene encoding claudin-3-like produces MSMGLEISGVALSVLGWVGTIVCCAMPMWRVTAFVGDNIVTAQLIWEGLWMNCVVQSTGQMQFKVYDSVLALPQDLQAARALVVIAIVLAVLGFMVALIGAQCTRCVEDETTKAKITIMSGVIFLLAGIMTLIPVCWSANIIIRDFYNPVVIESQKRDLGASLYVGWAAAVLQLFGGALLCCSCPPKDEKYAPAKVAYSVSRSTGPSYDKRNYV; encoded by the coding sequence ATGTCGATGGGGCTGGAGATCAGTGGGGTGGCCCTGTCGGTGTTGGGCTGGGTGGGCACCATCGTGTGCTGTGCAATGCCCATGTGGAGGGTGACGGCCTTCGTCGGGGACAACATCGTGACAGCCCAGCTCATCTGGGAGGGGCTGTGGATGAACTGCGTGGTGCAGAGCACGGGCCAGATGCAGTTCAAGGTCTACGACTCCGTGCTGGCGTTGCCCCAGGACCTGCAGGCGGCTCGCGCCCTGGTGGTGATCGCCATCGTGCTGGCCGTGCTGGGCTTCATGGTTGCCCTCATCGGAGCGCAGTGCACCAGGTGCGTGGAAGATGAGACAACCAAGGCCAAGATCACCATCATGTCTGGGGTGATCTTCTTGCTGGCTGGGATCATGACCCTCATCCCCGTGTGCTGGTCGGCCAACATCATCATCCGCGACTTCTACAATCCTGTGGTGATAGAGTCACAGAAGCGGGACCTGGGAGCCTCCCTCTACgtgggctgggcagctgcagtaCTGCAGCTGTttgggggggctctgctctgctgctcctgcccccccaagGATGAGAAGTACGCTCCAGCCAAGGTGGCTTACTCCGTTTCCAGATCCACCGGGCCCAGCTACGACAAGAGGAACTACGTGTGA